TCATAATAACAACAACATCGCTCCCCTTCAGCACCTCATTTAGAGATTCCTTCTTCTCTAAGATAGAATCTTCCACTTCTGAATCATAGGCTGCAATCTCTCTGAAATCTTTTCTTGCAAGTTTTATAAACTTTATAGCTGGACTTTCCCTTGTATCCTTTGAGTAGTTTTTCATGGAGAGGCCAAGAATTGATACTTTACTATCTTTGATTTTCTTTTTAGCTTTTTTAAGTTTTATCTTTATAAGTTTCAGTATCCTCTCTGGCATAGAGTCGTTAATTCTTCTTCCGTGTTCAAATAAAGAAAGATACTCTTTCCCTTTCACGCTTCCTTTCAAATAGTAATAGGCATATGGAAGGCAATGCCCTCCAACACCAGGTCCAGGGGAGAGAAGATTTTTTACCCTCTTATGTGTCTTTGCTATCTCTATAACCTCCTTTGGGAAAAGCCCGTTCTCTATCAGAAAGAGTGCCAGTTCGTTTACCATGGCTATGTTTAAATCTCTTTGAGCATTCTCTATTAGTTTTGATGCCTCAGCATGCTCAACGGAGGGAGAGATAAACACATCCTTTGAAAATCTTTTAAAAAATTCCTTTGCCTTGTTTACACTTCTCTCTCCAACACCACTTATCACCGTGGTCATACTTATAAGCTCGTCAAAAGCCTTCC
This window of the Caldisericia bacterium genome carries:
- a CDS encoding nucleotide sugar dehydrogenase produces the protein MKVSVFGLGAVGLPLALTLSLNKDVVYGVDIDAQRIERIKKGKTGLYEYFEGRSIDEIVIDEIKKGRFIPTTDYEHVLKFTSVIIITIPLPLTRNKRVNFRYIRKGGEMIGKGLKKGDLVILRSTVPIGTTRNILLPLLERFSGLKVERDFYLSYVPERMAEGKAFDELISMTTVISGVGERSVNKAKEFFKRFSKDVFISPSVEHAEASKLIENAQRDLNIAMVNELALFLIENGLFPKEVIEIAKTHKRVKNLLSPGPGVGGHCLPYAYYYLKGSVKGKEYLSLFEHGRRINDSMPERILKLIKIKLKKAKKKIKDSKVSILGLSMKNYSKDTRESPAIKFIKLARKDFREIAAYDSEVEDSILEKKESLNEVLKGSDVVVIM